One Campylobacter sputorum genomic window, TTTAAAGCTATACTTTTTAAACCACTAACACAGCCAACTTCCAAATTTATCTCTGCCTCATCTTTTATAGATGGCTGAATTTCACCATTTATTTCTATAGCCCCATAAGGACAGGCTATAGTACAAAGCTTACAACCTATACAAAGTTCTTCATGAACCTCAACACAATTATTTACTATGCGAAGAGTTGAAGTTGGGCATACATTTGCACATGGTGCATCATCACACTGTCTGCATTGATTTGGCATTTTTCCACTATCAAGCGTTAAAACATCTAATCTACTTTTAGCTAGTCTTCCTCTGATATAAGCATTTTTTACGCAAGTTTTCATACAAGCATTACAAGCTACACATAACTCTGGGTTTGTTATAACAAATTTATTTATTTTTGACATATTATCATCTTTTATTAGCCTTATAAATTGGCTCTATTTTTTTAGCTATTATTTTTAAATCCTCTATCCTGCTTTGCGGAGATGGATGAGTTGACAAAAACTCTGGTTGAGATGAGCTACTAGCTGCAACCATTTTTTGCCATAATCTAACAGCTCCATTTGGATCATATCCAGCCCTTGCGGCAAGCTCTATACCTATTCTATCAGCTTCAACTTCATTTTCTCTTGAAAAAGGTAAGACAAAAGTATACTGAGCTGCAACATTTGCTAAATTTCCACCAATTCCACTAAATTGAGATATAGCAAAAATTCCAAGTTGTTTTATCCTATCTCTACTTGCTTGTTCTCTACTATGTTCTCTTAGTGCATGAGACATCTCATGACCTATAATTGCAGCAAGTTCATCATCATCCAAATTTAGCTTTGTAATGATTCCATCATAAACAACTATTTTTCCACCAGGCATACACCATGCATTTAAAATAGGTTGATTTATAACATTTACTTGCCAATCCCAATTTAATGCATCTTGCCTAAAAACTCCAACTTGAGATATTAAATTATTTGCTATATCTCTTACTCTTTTTGTTGTAAGATTATTATTGTTCAATACATTTTTTGATTTTGCATCTTGAAGAACTTTTAAGTAAGCTTGATTAGCACCTTGATTCATCTCATTTTCGTTTATTAAAAATAGCTGCTTTCTATCAATGCCAACCATTCCAGCACTTGTAGAACTACTACATCCAGCAAATAATAAAATCAAAAATGGCAAAACAATGATAATTTTTCTCATAATTTTGTTCCTAAAATTTTCAAATTTGCGTATTCTAACATTTTAAAGCTTTAGCAAATATTTTTTATTAAATTATCGTTTATAATTGATATTATACTCAAATTCTTTAAGCCTTTTATGAATTGACCTTAATTCTGTTATAGTTGTCCAATTACTTACTAATATAGAAAAACTTTCTCTAACTTGCGAAAAAGCATTTGAAACTTGTATCAAAATGCCAAGAGTTATAGCTCCACTAAAAAGCGAAGTTCCCATAAAAAGATGCGGAACTATAACCATAAATTGTTCAAAAGAATAAAGCCAAATATTAAAATATCCATAATGTAAAAACAGTCTATGATAATTAAATCTAAGTCCAGTAAAAAGTTCAGTTAAAGTGCTTATATCTCCATAATTTTTCTTATCATCTTCTGCATAAACAAGCTCTTTTCTAAATGCTGCTTCAACTTTTTGGTTATTATATTCAAGCCCTGGAAGTTTAATACCAACAAACCAAGATACGATTATACCGCCAATTGAGACAATCAAAGCAAGCCAAACCAAAGAACCTTTTGTATCTCCAAATAATGGTATACTAAGCCCATCACTTAAATGCCAAAGTATAGGCAAAAAAGCTATTAAAGTCATAACAGCTTTTATAAAAATAAGACCTAAGCTTTCTACAATTTTTGCAAATCTATAAATATCTTCTTGAATACGCTGCGATGAACCTTCTATATCTTTTTTTATGCCTCTCCATTGATTTATATAATCAAATGTCATCGCTTCACGCCACCTAAAAGTGTATATGCTCGTAAAATACTGGGTCAAAGTAGCGATTATCACATAAGGCATTGCAATATACAAAAACCTTCTAACCTGCGCCCAATACTCATCAATTGTGTGTTTAGATATATTTTGCATCATATCGTAAAAGTCTTTATACCATTCATTTATCATTACATTACACTGAACTTGTGCATAAAGAAGAATTACAAGCAATAATCCACCACCATAAGACCACAATAACCACTTTTTATTTGCAAAAAATGAACGAAACATTAAATTCCTTAAAATAAAAACCATAATTTTACAATTTTTGTTATAAATATTGTATTTAATCGCAAATTTACATTGCTAGTTGTTTAAATTTAAAAAAATATTGATTAATATCAATTAATTTTATAATAAATTATAATACAATACAAAATTAATAAAATCTACAAAGGAGGTTTTTTGAGTATAGTTGAAAAAATCAAAAACTACCCATCTTTTTTTGCCATTTTAATTCTTATTATAAGTTTTGGAGTGGTTATAGGGCATGGGCTTTTTACATTTGTGTATGCCAAAGGATTTTCATATATGAGTAATGATCCAACATCCTGTAAAAACTGCCATGTTATGAATCAAGTGTATGAAAGCTGGATGAAAGGTGGACATCAACATGTCGCAACCTGTAATGATTGTCATGTTCCGCATGATTTCATAGGAAAATGGATGATGAAGGCAGAAAGTGGGCTTCATCACGGATATGCAGTTACATTTAAAGATAATCCCGTTTCTTTTAGTCCAACACCAAAAAGTAAGAAAATCATACAAAACAACTGTATGTCATGCCACAAAGAGTATGCCGCACATTCTATAGATGCAACTATGAAAGCAAGTGCTCCTGGAAATGAGCCGCTTAACTGCGTAAGTTGCCATAGATCAGTTGGTCATGCACATAATTACTAATAAAAAATTTAGGAGATAAAATGAAAAAAAATGGAATACTTTTTACAATTGCGTTTTTAATCGCAGTTATATTAGGCGGTGCTATGTTTGCTCTTTTTGCAGATATTGGCGAGAAAAAAGCTGAAGAAAGACAATACCCTATGATGCTTCATAAAGTTAGCGACTTAGATCCAGATATAGAAAAATGGGGTAAAAATTTTCCTTCACAATTTGATAGTTTTATAGCTATGAGGGATATCAACTTTGAGACGCCATTTGCCGGTTCTATGCCATATAGCAAACTTATAAGATGGCCAGCTGCAACTGTTTTTTGGGATGGATATGCTTTTGCGGTTGATTACAATAGACCAAGATTACATTACTACTCGCAAATAGATCAAATAGAAACAAAAAGAAATGATAAAGAGTATTTAAACTCTCATGGTCTTCCTAAATTTAAAGGTCAACCAGGTGCCTGTGTTAACTGCCATACAGGACATTTAACAGCTATCATAAATGACCCTGATTATCATTTAAGTGAAAATCCAGTTGAAGCAGCAAATAATCCTATGGGCTTTTTTGATATTGATAAAGAAAATGGTGCGGTAAAAAAAGCAGCTTGGACAAAAATGAACTCAATGCCATACTTTAATGTTATGAAAATGGTTGCAAACAAACACGGCGAAGATGCAATCGAAGGCTCACATTTAGGAAGTAGCTGTGCTGATTGCCATAATCCTGATGATATGAGTTTAAGAGTTACAAGACCTGCATTTGTAAATGCAATGGTTCAAAGAGGATATGAAGCTGATGTCAAAAGCGGTATAAAAGCAACTAGGGCTGAAATGAGAAGTTATGTTTGCATGCAATGTCATGTCGAATACTACTTCCAAGGAAAAGACTCAACTCTAACTTTCCCATGGTCAAAATGGCCAAAAGACGAGCCATTTAAGATAGAAATGTTTGATGAATACTATGATGAAGCATTTGAAAATGAAAGTTTTAAATTCGATTATAAACACAAACAAACAGATGCATCTATAGTAAAAATGCAACATCCTGAAGCAGAGCTAAGCTCATCAGGAATTCACGCAAGAAATGGTGTAAGTTGTGCTGATTGCCATATGCCTTATAAAAGAGAAGGTGCACAAAAAGTTACTAACCATACAGTCCAAACCCCTTATGCTGATTTAACAGCAAGTTGTAAAACTTGCCATATGCAAGATACAAAAGAGTTAGCACAAAGAATCGAATTTATACAAAATCGCCACTCTTATGAGTTAAGAAAATGTGAAAATTCACTTTTATCGCTTATTGCAGACATTAAAACAGGTAGAGGGGAACTTGCCAAACATTCTGAATTTATAAATTTAAATCCAGATGAGCAAAAAGCTGCTATTAGTGAAGCATTAAAAGATGCGCTAAAAATGCATAGAAAAGCTCACATTAGATGGGATTTTGCATTTAGTGAAAATAGTTATGGCTTCCATGCACCAAGCGAAGCAACTAGGATAATAGGTCAATGCCAAGAATACGCAAGACAAGGACAGCTTGATTTAGCAAACGCACTTTCAAAATATGGCGTAAGTATAAATTTAACAAAAATAGCTAATAAGCCTGCAACTCCTGAGCAAATTACTTCTCACAAAGCTCCTGTGGCAACACCGCCTTCAGATGAGTTATTAAAATTAGATCAAGATATTAAAAATTTAAATTTTAAATAATTCTACACTTACTAAAATTACCCAAAATTTATTTTGGGTAATTTCTTAAACCATCTTGGTTAACCTAAGTTACTAATTTCAAAGCATGCTTTACTATAAATTTCTACTATTTGGTTAATATATTTTTGTAAATTTAAGGGGCTAAATTCTAATCCTTTTTTGCTTAAAGAAATATTATTTTCTTATAAAATATTAAATAATTAAAATTAATTTTTTAATTTTATATTTATATTTTATAGTGTATAATTCGGGCAAGATCAAATTCAAAACAAGGAGAGAAATTATGGCAACAAGAAAAGAGCATGATTTTATAGGCGAACTAGAAATCGATGACAAATTTTATTATGGAGTTCAAACATTTAGAGCTGTTGAAAATTTCCATATGACAGGAAGAACATTTGGTGATTATCCATTTTTTGTGAAAGCTTTTGCACAAATTAAAAAAGCAGCGGCTTTAGCAAACAAAGAAGTTGGAGTTCTTGATTCAAAATTAGCAGATTCTATCGCAAAAGCTTGCGATGAAATTATTGCTGGCAAATATGCTGATCAGTTTGTAGTTGATATGATTCAAGGTGGGGCTGGAACTTCTACAAATATGAATGCAAATGAAGTCATCACAAACATTGCATTAGAAAGCATGGGACATAAAAAAGGCGAATATAAATATCTTCATCCAAATGATCACACAAACTTAGGTCAAAGCACAAATGACACTTATCCAAGTTCAATTAAAGTAGCTA contains:
- a CDS encoding ammonia-forming cytochrome c nitrite reductase subunit c552 — translated: MKKNGILFTIAFLIAVILGGAMFALFADIGEKKAEERQYPMMLHKVSDLDPDIEKWGKNFPSQFDSFIAMRDINFETPFAGSMPYSKLIRWPAATVFWDGYAFAVDYNRPRLHYYSQIDQIETKRNDKEYLNSHGLPKFKGQPGACVNCHTGHLTAIINDPDYHLSENPVEAANNPMGFFDIDKENGAVKKAAWTKMNSMPYFNVMKMVANKHGEDAIEGSHLGSSCADCHNPDDMSLRVTRPAFVNAMVQRGYEADVKSGIKATRAEMRSYVCMQCHVEYYFQGKDSTLTFPWSKWPKDEPFKIEMFDEYYDEAFENESFKFDYKHKQTDASIVKMQHPEAELSSSGIHARNGVSCADCHMPYKREGAQKVTNHTVQTPYADLTASCKTCHMQDTKELAQRIEFIQNRHSYELRKCENSLLSLIADIKTGRGELAKHSEFINLNPDEQKAAISEALKDALKMHRKAHIRWDFAFSENSYGFHAPSEATRIIGQCQEYARQGQLDLANALSKYGVSINLTKIANKPATPEQITSHKAPVATPPSDELLKLDQDIKNLNFK
- a CDS encoding 4Fe-4S dicluster domain-containing protein is translated as MSKINKFVITNPELCVACNACMKTCVKNAYIRGRLAKSRLDVLTLDSGKMPNQCRQCDDAPCANVCPTSTLRIVNNCVEVHEELCIGCKLCTIACPYGAIEINGEIQPSIKDEAEINLEVGCVSGLKSIALKCDLCSGRDDGPACVEICPKGALVFVDPINAEAKFGKKLKADMSGFLKKILPEVDIQNIPVVEPKKPKVVKEATEDKSEEPTKNNNGEN
- a CDS encoding M48 family metallopeptidase, with the translated sequence MRKIIIVLPFLILLFAGCSSSTSAGMVGIDRKQLFLINENEMNQGANQAYLKVLQDAKSKNVLNNNNLTTKRVRDIANNLISQVGVFRQDALNWDWQVNVINQPILNAWCMPGGKIVVYDGIITKLNLDDDELAAIIGHEMSHALREHSREQASRDRIKQLGIFAISQFSGIGGNLANVAAQYTFVLPFSRENEVEADRIGIELAARAGYDPNGAVRLWQKMVAASSSSQPEFLSTHPSPQSRIEDLKIIAKKIEPIYKANKR
- a CDS encoding putative transporter produces the protein MFRSFFANKKWLLWSYGGGLLLVILLYAQVQCNVMINEWYKDFYDMMQNISKHTIDEYWAQVRRFLYIAMPYVIIATLTQYFTSIYTFRWREAMTFDYINQWRGIKKDIEGSSQRIQEDIYRFAKIVESLGLIFIKAVMTLIAFLPILWHLSDGLSIPLFGDTKGSLVWLALIVSIGGIIVSWFVGIKLPGLEYNNQKVEAAFRKELVYAEDDKKNYGDISTLTELFTGLRFNYHRLFLHYGYFNIWLYSFEQFMVIVPHLFMGTSLFSGAITLGILIQVSNAFSQVRESFSILVSNWTTITELRSIHKRLKEFEYNINYKR
- the nrfH gene encoding cytochrome c nitrite reductase small subunit translates to MSIVEKIKNYPSFFAILILIISFGVVIGHGLFTFVYAKGFSYMSNDPTSCKNCHVMNQVYESWMKGGHQHVATCNDCHVPHDFIGKWMMKAESGLHHGYAVTFKDNPVSFSPTPKSKKIIQNNCMSCHKEYAAHSIDATMKASAPGNEPLNCVSCHRSVGHAHNY